Proteins from a genomic interval of Oceanicoccus sp. KOV_DT_Chl:
- a CDS encoding AraC family transcriptional regulator translates to MSPVLKMIEFEGNSTVHFDRGSLSSCKQSGGWHYHKEFEICYILRGEGDRYIDDCSQSFKPGDLTLIAPNVRHGWKLYGSEHQDQSEAIVLHFNPLGQGFNLMNIPGFNMVAGMMKNAQQGLLFEIEAGSAIEQTLLAFQTSHCREQFPLLVTLLSSLGELKVAKRLTYRHPLHSKRAELSKKLLPVINYIHENLQTDIRQSDMSELIGVSPQYFSRYFKRETSYTFVQYLNWSRIEKACQQILSTDGDLTNIAQQCGFNNLSYFNKKFFEIKKETPKQYRERLLLLDRKSN, encoded by the coding sequence ATGAGTCCAGTACTAAAAATGATAGAGTTTGAAGGTAATTCCACTGTTCATTTTGACAGAGGGAGCCTTTCTTCTTGCAAACAGTCAGGCGGCTGGCATTATCACAAAGAATTTGAGATTTGTTATATTCTTCGTGGTGAAGGTGATCGCTATATCGATGATTGTTCACAAAGCTTCAAACCCGGTGACCTTACCTTGATTGCTCCCAACGTACGTCACGGTTGGAAATTATATGGGAGCGAGCATCAAGATCAAAGTGAAGCTATTGTTTTGCACTTTAATCCGCTAGGACAGGGATTCAACTTAATGAATATACCCGGCTTCAATATGGTGGCAGGAATGATGAAGAATGCTCAGCAAGGCCTCCTATTTGAGATAGAGGCGGGGTCCGCTATCGAGCAGACACTACTCGCATTCCAAACCAGTCATTGCAGAGAACAATTTCCTTTATTAGTCACCCTGTTAAGTTCACTGGGAGAGCTTAAAGTCGCCAAACGACTCACCTATCGCCACCCCCTGCATTCAAAAAGAGCTGAACTCAGTAAGAAGTTACTACCTGTTATCAACTATATTCACGAAAATTTGCAAACAGATATTAGACAATCAGATATGTCTGAACTCATTGGCGTTTCTCCTCAATACTTTAGTCGCTACTTTAAACGGGAGACAAGCTACACTTTTGTCCAATATCTCAATTGGTCACGTATAGAAAAAGCCTGCCAACAGATATTATCAACTGATGGCGATCTAACAAATATCGCGCAGCAATGCGGATTTAATAATTTATCTTACTTCAACAAAAAATTCTTTGAGATTAAAAAAGAGACGCCCAAACAATATAGAGAGCGCCTATTACTACTTGATCGCAAATCGAATTAA
- a CDS encoding type II toxin-antitoxin system HipA family toxin: protein MVTASHDIAEVIVWGVTVGALSFDRASGLGSFEYDSKWLQQGIELFPIHMPLSTEIYSFNNLPRATFKGLPPGLADTLPDDFGNAVINAWLASRGRDTASFSPVERLLYTGNRGMGALEYAPAMPVQAMASTEIELNNMVKFAQKIVSEREQFTLDINSERDSNLEALFQIGTSAGGARAKAVISINKERTSVLSGQIEAPPGYEHYLIKFDGVSDKNKGQETFDDPQGYGRMEYAYYQMAKAAGINIMPSELLERDGLAHFMTKRFDRQGKLKLHYQSLCAMAHVDYKAGGQYSYEELLQLMRQLKLPRPDAIELYRRMVFNVIARNQDDHSKNFGFIINPDGEWRLAPAFDIAYSYRKDSIWVADHQLTINGKRNDFVREDLLAVSNNIARIGKDANGIIDEVIDVVSRWDDYAGKAGAFPLLQQEISKNLRLDI from the coding sequence ATGGTAACCGCAAGCCACGACATAGCCGAAGTCATAGTGTGGGGAGTGACCGTAGGCGCCCTCAGTTTCGATCGCGCCAGCGGCCTGGGCAGTTTTGAATACGATAGCAAATGGCTGCAGCAAGGCATTGAACTATTCCCTATTCATATGCCATTAAGCACTGAAATTTACAGCTTCAATAATTTACCCCGAGCGACATTCAAGGGCCTACCCCCAGGCCTGGCCGACACCTTGCCCGACGATTTTGGCAACGCCGTGATTAATGCCTGGCTGGCCTCGCGCGGACGCGATACCGCTTCTTTCTCTCCCGTCGAGCGGCTGCTCTACACCGGCAATCGCGGCATGGGCGCACTGGAATATGCACCCGCCATGCCTGTGCAAGCAATGGCCAGCACAGAAATTGAACTCAATAATATGGTGAAGTTTGCGCAAAAAATTGTGTCGGAACGCGAACAGTTTACGCTGGATATCAACAGCGAGAGAGACAGTAACCTGGAAGCCCTGTTCCAAATTGGCACCTCCGCCGGCGGCGCCAGAGCCAAAGCGGTAATCAGCATTAACAAAGAAAGAACCTCAGTGCTCTCCGGACAGATAGAAGCCCCGCCCGGCTACGAACACTACCTGATTAAATTTGACGGCGTGAGCGACAAAAACAAAGGCCAGGAGACCTTTGATGACCCCCAGGGCTATGGACGGATGGAATATGCTTACTACCAAATGGCAAAAGCGGCAGGCATCAACATCATGCCCAGTGAATTACTGGAGCGCGATGGCCTAGCCCACTTCATGACCAAACGCTTTGACCGCCAGGGAAAACTCAAACTGCACTACCAATCCCTGTGCGCCATGGCCCATGTCGATTACAAAGCTGGCGGCCAATACAGCTATGAAGAATTATTGCAGCTTATGCGCCAATTAAAATTACCACGCCCCGATGCTATCGAGCTGTATCGCCGAATGGTATTCAACGTTATCGCCAGAAACCAGGATGACCACAGCAAAAACTTCGGTTTCATCATCAACCCCGACGGTGAATGGCGCTTGGCACCTGCCTTTGACATCGCCTACAGCTATAGAAAAGACAGTATTTGGGTAGCCGACCACCAACTCACTATCAATGGCAAACGTAATGACTTTGTGCGTGAGGATTTATTAGCCGTAAGTAATAACATTGCAAGAATAGGCAAAGACGCCAACGGTATTATTGACGAGGTCATCGACGTTGTTTCACGCTGGGACGACTATGCCGGTAAGGCAGGCGCATTCCCGTTGTTACAACAGGAAATCAGTAAAAACTTACGACTGGATATTTAA
- a CDS encoding arylsulfatase, with protein sequence MYLRNRLYTYLTTLIIQLLACTYVFSQAQPNILLIVADDLGFSDLGAFGGEISTPTIDQLASEGLRLSNFHTQPTCSLTRAVLMSGVDNHLAGMGTLSELITPAMKGHPGYIGQLNFKVATLPELLHKNGYHTYIAGKWHLGETQKTDPFSRGFEQSFSLLTNGGSHWYDQKPLSPSMKMRYTENGRTVPKLPKDFYSTRNFTDFMLGKLKESEGDGKPFFAYLSYMAPHNPLHAPKAYIDKYKGTYNEGWDALRRERLNSLKRIGMVEPGIKPFPRLHFVPAWHSLPPEQQKTYARRMEIYAAMIDYMDEQIGRVLSYLRQSNQYDNTIIIFMSDNGANGAPNTTYPNQTGDYLASFDNSLENSGLTNSYVDMGAGWAQASMTPHRLFKSIVTEGGTLSPLVVKLPGKMINAGNISAEFTSIRDIMPTLLDLAGISPIHQINRRATLPLQGKTLLPLLSGKTSKAYKGANQFGTEIFGNKAYTSWPWKIVLLSPPLGSGAWQLFNLEKDPAEMTDLSLIHIEKRKELLKLWQHYKIKNNVIDF encoded by the coding sequence ATGTATTTAAGAAATAGACTCTATACGTATCTGACAACACTCATAATTCAGCTGCTTGCATGTACTTATGTGTTTTCTCAAGCCCAGCCGAACATACTACTTATTGTCGCCGACGATCTTGGATTCTCTGATCTGGGTGCCTTTGGCGGCGAAATTTCAACGCCAACTATTGATCAGCTAGCCTCGGAAGGGCTGCGCCTTAGCAACTTCCATACTCAGCCAACCTGCTCGCTAACGCGCGCCGTATTGATGTCGGGTGTCGATAATCACCTAGCGGGAATGGGGACTCTTAGCGAGCTTATTACTCCTGCCATGAAAGGACATCCAGGCTATATAGGCCAACTGAATTTTAAAGTCGCCACTCTTCCAGAGTTACTACATAAGAACGGATATCACACCTATATCGCAGGAAAATGGCATTTGGGTGAAACCCAAAAAACTGACCCCTTCTCTCGAGGTTTTGAGCAGAGCTTCTCGCTATTGACGAATGGAGGTAGTCACTGGTACGACCAAAAGCCGCTCTCACCTTCGATGAAAATGCGCTACACCGAAAATGGGCGCACAGTGCCTAAACTACCCAAAGATTTTTATTCTACTCGCAATTTCACCGACTTTATGCTGGGCAAACTAAAAGAATCCGAAGGTGACGGCAAACCGTTTTTCGCCTACCTGTCTTACATGGCCCCCCATAATCCTTTGCACGCACCTAAGGCGTATATCGACAAATACAAAGGAACTTACAACGAGGGCTGGGACGCCCTTAGACGAGAACGCCTTAATAGTCTAAAGCGAATAGGTATGGTCGAACCTGGCATCAAGCCTTTTCCCAGATTGCACTTTGTACCTGCATGGCACTCGCTTCCTCCAGAACAACAAAAAACCTATGCAAGAAGAATGGAAATATATGCCGCCATGATTGACTATATGGATGAGCAAATTGGTCGAGTACTTAGTTATTTACGCCAAAGTAATCAGTATGACAATACCATCATTATCTTTATGTCTGATAATGGCGCGAACGGCGCACCCAATACCACATACCCTAATCAAACAGGTGATTATTTAGCGAGCTTCGATAATAGCCTTGAAAACAGCGGGCTAACCAATTCTTATGTTGATATGGGTGCCGGTTGGGCCCAGGCCAGCATGACACCACATAGACTATTTAAAAGCATTGTCACTGAAGGCGGTACACTCTCCCCATTGGTGGTAAAACTTCCTGGCAAGATGATAAATGCAGGGAATATAAGTGCGGAATTTACCAGTATTCGCGATATCATGCCGACCTTACTTGATCTTGCTGGCATCTCTCCCATCCACCAAATAAACAGGCGAGCCACTCTACCACTGCAGGGAAAAACGTTACTTCCATTACTTTCGGGCAAAACATCTAAAGCCTATAAAGGTGCCAATCAGTTCGGGACAGAAATATTTGGTAATAAAGCCTACACTTCATGGCCGTGGAAAATTGTCCTTCTATCACCACCATTAGGCTCGGGAGCCTGGCAACTGTTTAATCTGGAAAAAGATCCAGCAGAAATGACTGACCTATCTCTCATCCATATTGAAAAACGCAAAGAGCTACTAAAATTGTGGCAGCACTACAAAATTAAAAATAATGTGATCGACTTTTAA
- a CDS encoding GAF domain-containing protein, giving the protein MKNVILELTHIVQQVALLDSHQAQVELIVDSISQVVGIDVCSLYRADEHKNMVLLASHGLTVDKEIVIPAGKGLVGLVAQYRHTVNVADSASHPNYYAITNINEEQFKSFCGVPLVSFGEVIGVLVVQGKNQQKLSAENEGFLFTLGSQLAFIVANIIPNKKAATTNERLQGIKGAPGIGIGIVRLCGNSDLYNVIDAPCLDIEQTLQQWVALLAAVKQDIREEQQALGDAISSSVAAIFDSYYMLLSDQALSSKVEAEIRAGTGYRVRCA; this is encoded by the coding sequence ATGAAGAATGTCATTTTAGAGCTGACTCATATTGTGCAGCAGGTTGCTTTGCTGGATTCGCATCAAGCACAAGTAGAGTTGATTGTGGATTCAATCAGCCAGGTAGTTGGCATTGATGTGTGCAGTTTATACCGCGCCGATGAACATAAAAATATGGTGTTACTGGCCAGCCATGGTTTAACCGTGGATAAAGAAATTGTTATTCCTGCCGGTAAGGGCCTGGTTGGATTAGTGGCGCAGTATCGGCATACGGTGAATGTGGCAGATAGTGCCAGTCACCCGAATTATTACGCCATCACCAATATCAATGAAGAGCAGTTCAAAAGTTTTTGTGGTGTACCGCTGGTGAGTTTTGGTGAAGTCATTGGCGTGCTAGTGGTGCAAGGTAAAAACCAACAGAAACTCAGTGCTGAAAATGAAGGGTTTTTATTTACGCTTGGTTCACAGCTGGCTTTTATAGTTGCCAATATTATTCCTAATAAAAAAGCCGCCACCACTAACGAACGACTTCAGGGGATTAAGGGCGCACCGGGTATTGGTATTGGAATAGTGAGGCTGTGTGGTAATAGCGACCTGTACAATGTCATTGATGCGCCCTGTTTGGATATTGAGCAAACCCTGCAACAGTGGGTGGCGTTGTTGGCAGCTGTTAAACAGGATATTCGCGAGGAGCAACAAGCATTAGGTGATGCCATCTCTAGCAGTGTCGCTGCTATTTTTGACTCCTACTATATGTTGTTATCGGATCAGGCGTTGAGCAGCAAGGTTGAAGCTGAAATAAGAGCGGGCACTGGTTACCGAGTGCGTTGCGCGTGA
- a CDS encoding TonB-dependent receptor: MKYRFPPLFTLMLLPVVTQIPVLSAQESSFALEEVVVTARKREESLQETPIAVSAFNSEMLRDAQINSVEDLTREVPGLTRPGGRKSADLSIRGVGTRKNDVRVEPGVGVYIDSIYIPRNDTQLVDVISMESIQVLRGPQGTLFGKNTVGGAVLLTTQKPDGEFSGFARGVVGNFDRQDARLAVDGPLIEDTLYGGVILDSANSGGYREDAFTGREYGDIDRQSILAQLRYESGGSMVADLLMFWNKQRENAAPVNCFLVSAEGDLASRTTKAPTLGDYADNGITQQDFLAAGADVSGLAAGDAPSFADACKLSENLSDDKKVLQDIDENVWEVDNFLTGLTVSWDLGDITVKSITGYLYQDNIIQSSDSDASNIFSIRNFSVAQAAFEASGIDADKQVREFASQEFQFLGSAFNGSMDYVVGMFYSSEVLDNLPVGIALGPNGWLGQENSQGVATLDSAFAGLNGMSMIKLDNDTAAAFGQVVYNFDEQWQVTIGMRYTAETKKATQVNYNSVSESRGTIGRDEFNALPFPTLAFSVAAPFTEAEEDWEVFSPALTLTMFTPGEWQNDYFDGGMFYGSVSEGFKAGGFSPFDNQLVAFEPEKLITYELGYKLAFLNNRVRVNGAVYQSDYDDIQLSIVRSVGPLNVQPLTSNAGKASIEGAELEVTYLPFESMLTGVSAAYTNAKYDEFIDEPKDPVTGEGILYDRSNEEFPFLPQKTLTAYMQYEWASEFGSVTPRLSGSYMDGVFIGASAFDALAPSSYIPGYTLWTFRLAVRPLQVDGFEIAAFVNNLTDKEYIASGTPQGNIGSVTYNYGKERTFGLEVFYEW, translated from the coding sequence ATGAAATATCGTTTCCCTCCTCTTTTTACATTGATGCTGCTTCCGGTAGTTACTCAAATACCGGTTTTATCGGCACAGGAATCGTCATTTGCATTGGAAGAAGTTGTTGTTACCGCGCGTAAACGAGAAGAAAGCCTGCAAGAAACTCCGATTGCGGTTTCAGCTTTCAATTCAGAGATGTTACGGGATGCTCAGATTAACTCTGTTGAAGACCTGACCAGAGAAGTTCCTGGGCTTACCAGACCTGGCGGTCGAAAGTCAGCGGACTTATCAATCAGGGGTGTGGGCACTCGTAAGAATGATGTTCGTGTCGAGCCGGGTGTCGGTGTCTATATTGATTCTATCTATATCCCTCGAAACGATACCCAATTAGTCGATGTTATTAGTATGGAGTCAATTCAAGTTCTGCGTGGCCCGCAAGGCACGTTATTTGGAAAAAACACGGTTGGCGGTGCGGTGTTACTGACCACTCAGAAACCCGATGGTGAGTTTAGTGGTTTTGCTCGCGGTGTGGTGGGTAATTTTGATCGGCAAGATGCACGCTTGGCGGTGGATGGACCATTAATAGAGGACACACTATATGGCGGTGTTATTTTAGATTCGGCTAATTCGGGAGGCTATCGTGAGGATGCTTTTACAGGCAGAGAGTATGGCGATATTGATCGACAATCAATTTTGGCGCAGCTGCGATATGAGTCAGGTGGAAGTATGGTGGCAGACTTACTGATGTTCTGGAATAAGCAGCGAGAGAATGCAGCACCGGTTAATTGCTTTTTGGTGTCAGCCGAGGGAGACCTTGCTTCAAGGACAACAAAAGCCCCCACACTGGGAGACTATGCTGATAACGGAATAACCCAGCAGGATTTTCTCGCCGCGGGGGCGGATGTTAGCGGCTTGGCTGCTGGCGATGCGCCAAGCTTCGCAGATGCTTGTAAGCTCAGCGAAAACTTAAGTGATGATAAAAAAGTACTTCAGGATATCGATGAAAATGTTTGGGAGGTTGATAACTTTCTTACCGGGCTGACAGTCAGTTGGGATTTAGGTGATATAACCGTTAAAAGTATCACCGGCTACCTTTACCAAGACAATATTATTCAGTCTAGTGACTCGGATGCTTCTAACATTTTCTCGATTAGAAATTTCTCTGTTGCTCAAGCAGCGTTTGAAGCAAGTGGTATTGATGCCGATAAGCAGGTGCGTGAGTTTGCTTCGCAAGAATTCCAGTTCCTGGGTTCTGCTTTTAATGGCTCAATGGACTACGTGGTAGGTATGTTCTACTCCAGCGAAGTCTTGGATAATCTGCCTGTTGGGATTGCTCTCGGGCCCAATGGCTGGCTCGGTCAGGAGAATTCTCAAGGGGTAGCGACGCTCGACTCAGCTTTTGCTGGTCTCAACGGGATGTCGATGATCAAGCTTGACAATGATACAGCTGCCGCCTTTGGTCAGGTGGTTTATAACTTTGATGAACAGTGGCAAGTCACCATAGGGATGCGCTATACAGCGGAAACTAAAAAGGCTACTCAAGTAAATTACAACTCAGTATCTGAGTCCAGAGGCACTATCGGTCGGGACGAGTTTAATGCCTTGCCTTTTCCAACGTTGGCATTTTCTGTAGCAGCGCCCTTTACCGAAGCTGAGGAGGACTGGGAGGTATTTTCTCCTGCGTTGACGCTGACGATGTTTACACCGGGTGAGTGGCAGAATGACTACTTCGATGGTGGTATGTTTTATGGCAGTGTGAGTGAGGGGTTTAAGGCAGGCGGCTTTTCGCCTTTTGATAACCAGTTAGTAGCCTTTGAACCAGAGAAGTTAATTACCTATGAGTTGGGGTATAAATTGGCATTCTTGAACAATAGGGTGCGCGTCAATGGTGCGGTTTATCAATCAGACTACGATGATATCCAGCTGTCGATTGTTCGCTCTGTTGGTCCCCTTAATGTTCAGCCATTAACTTCCAATGCCGGTAAAGCGTCTATCGAAGGCGCTGAATTAGAAGTTACCTACCTGCCATTTGAAAGTATGTTGACAGGGGTGTCAGCCGCTTATACTAATGCAAAATACGATGAGTTTATTGATGAGCCCAAAGATCCTGTTACTGGCGAAGGGATTCTCTATGATCGTTCTAATGAAGAGTTTCCGTTCTTACCGCAGAAAACGCTAACAGCGTACATGCAATATGAATGGGCCAGCGAATTTGGCTCTGTAACACCTAGGCTCAGTGGTAGCTATATGGATGGGGTATTTATAGGTGCCAGCGCATTCGATGCATTAGCCCCGTCTTCGTATATACCTGGGTACACACTTTGGACGTTCCGTTTAGCGGTTCGCCCTTTACAGGTAGATGGTTTTGAAATTGCTGCTTTTGTTAATAACTTGACTGATAAGGAATATATCGCATCTGGTACGCCGCAAGGCAATATTGGCTCGGTCACTTATAATTACGGTAAGGAACGTACCTTTGGCTTAGAGGTTTTTTACGAGTGGTAG
- a CDS encoding VPLPA-CTERM sorting domain-containing protein: MRKINLISAAIISTFVASAASAATYTISSDVTNSSVMLGTTDNIPGVNPTNLTISGELDIDVSGGTYIINSGSVTVDGTIGFFAGAPIELLFNGVTSAYNNGVLFDGSGAGGIAFEVNGNGVNNIDLTQSAVSGVIGDANHLGLAQYGLNLGGGTVNGDGTISLGLCGAPDAVGFALSPTCLGDSNTAGVFGDNTLGATVLGSSASIYLAGNITLTEVAAVPVPAAAWLFGSALLGLSTVGRRRVKK; encoded by the coding sequence ATGAGAAAAATAAATTTAATTAGCGCGGCAATTATTTCTACATTTGTTGCAAGCGCTGCAAGCGCCGCTACTTACACAATCAGTTCAGATGTGACTAATAGCTCTGTTATGCTTGGCACAACTGACAACATCCCCGGTGTTAATCCAACCAATCTAACTATTTCCGGTGAGCTTGATATCGATGTTTCTGGCGGTACTTATATTATTAACAGTGGTAGTGTTACAGTCGATGGTACGATTGGTTTTTTTGCTGGTGCCCCGATAGAGTTATTATTTAACGGCGTGACGTCTGCCTATAATAACGGCGTTTTGTTCGATGGAAGTGGTGCTGGTGGTATTGCTTTTGAAGTTAATGGTAATGGTGTTAATAATATCGATCTTACCCAAAGTGCAGTTAGTGGCGTAATCGGCGACGCCAACCATCTTGGTTTGGCGCAGTATGGTTTAAACTTGGGTGGCGGTACGGTTAATGGTGATGGCACTATTTCACTTGGATTGTGTGGGGCCCCTGATGCCGTAGGATTTGCTTTGTCTCCTACTTGCCTTGGAGATAGTAATACTGCAGGTGTATTCGGCGACAATACATTAGGTGCTACCGTGCTGGGCTCGTCAGCCAGTATTTATTTAGCCGGTAATATCACCCTAACGGAAGTAGCTGCTGTTCCAGTTCCTGCAGCTGCTTGGCTTTTTGGTTCGGCTTTATTGGGTCTGTCAACTGTAGGTCGTCGTCGCGTTAAGAAGTGA
- a CDS encoding PEP-CTERM sorting domain-containing protein (PEP-CTERM proteins occur, often in large numbers, in the proteomes of bacteria that also encode an exosortase, a predicted intramembrane cysteine proteinase. The presence of a PEP-CTERM domain at a protein's C-terminus predicts cleavage within the sorting domain, followed by covalent anchoring to some some component of the (usually Gram-negative) cell surface. Many PEP-CTERM proteins exhibit an unusual sequence composition that includes large numbers of potential glycosylation sites. Expression of one such protein has been shown restore the ability of a bacterium to form floc, a type of biofilm.), translating into MKNFLLTLALAICASTANAGIIQVSAFIDGKSELIIEDDTMFWHHSAFAAPGRWSDNDYPTIVNGINWQPIWPQEGRNDFCNCESSSISGLFPALSSLRDISLNLISGRGPASLIEAPTDLNGHRMEIEFDDYLYGGAAWYDIEISYSEVPESSSALLLLLGLGGLILRRISKR; encoded by the coding sequence ATGAAAAACTTTCTTTTAACACTAGCACTCGCAATATGCGCCTCAACAGCAAATGCTGGAATCATTCAAGTCAGCGCTTTTATCGACGGGAAATCTGAATTAATTATCGAAGATGACACAATGTTTTGGCATCACTCCGCATTTGCCGCTCCCGGAAGATGGTCGGATAATGATTACCCAACCATAGTAAATGGCATAAACTGGCAGCCTATCTGGCCACAAGAGGGTCGTAATGATTTCTGCAACTGCGAATCATCATCCATATCGGGGTTATTCCCTGCGCTCAGTAGTTTAAGGGATATTTCATTAAACTTAATAAGTGGTCGAGGCCCGGCTTCCTTGATAGAGGCACCAACAGATTTAAATGGGCATCGCATGGAAATTGAGTTCGATGATTACTTGTATGGTGGGGCGGCATGGTATGACATAGAAATATCTTACTCTGAAGTACCAGAATCAAGCTCTGCACTATTACTGCTATTAGGTTTAGGCGGCCTAATACTCCGTAGAATATCTAAGCGTTAA
- a CDS encoding DUF2721 domain-containing protein, with protein sequence MGTILSDATTIGQVIQLAVAPVFLLAGISGLLMVMTNRLARIIDRSRILQRGLKGVIDVKSKEQIDKEMYQLSKRGHFINIAINMAACSALLVCLVIITLFLSKLAGTNLSTAIALLFILCMTLLIIALWMFIMEVFIATHAMRKGLMRSEILIMDFTRRDDY encoded by the coding sequence ATGGGAACCATATTATCTGATGCCACCACCATAGGGCAGGTGATTCAACTCGCCGTTGCACCGGTGTTTCTATTGGCAGGTATTTCCGGGCTATTAATGGTAATGACCAACCGGTTGGCACGAATCATTGACCGATCACGAATTTTACAGCGCGGCCTAAAAGGCGTCATTGATGTTAAATCCAAAGAGCAAATTGATAAAGAGATGTACCAACTCAGCAAACGCGGCCACTTTATCAATATCGCTATTAACATGGCTGCCTGCAGCGCACTGTTAGTCTGCCTCGTTATCATCACATTATTTCTAAGCAAGCTGGCAGGCACCAATCTTTCTACCGCTATTGCCCTGCTATTTATACTCTGCATGACACTGCTCATCATCGCCTTATGGATGTTTATAATGGAAGTCTTTATCGCTACCCACGCCATGCGTAAAGGGTTAATGCGCAGTGAAATTTTGATTATGGATTTTACCCGAAGGGACGATTATTAA
- a CDS encoding helix-turn-helix transcriptional regulator produces the protein MTDISYAMTDAAVMQEMGWRIKQKRIARQLSQQELAERLGVSTPTYGRAEKGDMKFSLLIAILRSFNDLEALNLLLPAAKLSPIALLANTAPPNNAYQKSGHAGKAHDTTQPKH, from the coding sequence ATGACAGATATAAGCTATGCTATGACCGATGCCGCCGTTATGCAAGAGATGGGCTGGCGTATTAAACAAAAGCGCATCGCCAGACAGCTCTCACAGCAGGAGCTGGCTGAACGCCTGGGCGTCTCTACCCCAACCTATGGCCGCGCCGAAAAAGGCGACATGAAATTCAGCCTGCTTATCGCCATCCTGCGAAGCTTTAACGATCTTGAGGCACTGAACCTGCTATTGCCCGCCGCAAAGCTCAGCCCAATAGCACTGCTAGCCAACACCGCCCCCCCAAACAACGCGTATCAAAAAAGCGGGCACGCAGGGAAGGCACACGACACAACCCAGCCAAAACATTGA
- a CDS encoding acetoacetate decarboxylase family protein has translation MTDTYRGPLTSPGELAQWPMLKIVYRTDPDKIAKLLPPGIEVSETANVNLTIYNLPVKEEPEYGILITVDATYDGIAGEYAMGYGIDQEAAIFISLLKDGQPKFPCETTYYRLGDKVTARCSHQGYTFVEFEGLSAEEDLLDDGGLERHEWWVKVSRQVGGEQGYDFPPHVVHVHGKYGPGYRLAVNGKLTLRESPWDPIAELLPMREQISAHLWWPEYRSRDVTLSGALDPDKYWPFIDTISGSKWPGYLGGPIPKKD, from the coding sequence ATGACTGACACTTATAGAGGTCCCTTAACCAGCCCTGGTGAACTTGCACAGTGGCCAATGCTAAAAATTGTTTACCGTACTGATCCCGACAAAATTGCAAAGTTGTTACCTCCCGGGATAGAGGTCAGTGAAACGGCTAATGTTAACCTGACGATATACAACTTGCCGGTCAAAGAGGAGCCAGAGTATGGAATTTTGATAACGGTTGATGCCACTTACGATGGTATTGCTGGCGAATATGCAATGGGTTACGGGATTGATCAGGAAGCTGCTATTTTCATCAGTTTGTTAAAAGATGGTCAACCCAAGTTTCCCTGTGAAACAACGTATTACCGACTGGGTGATAAAGTCACTGCACGTTGCAGCCATCAAGGCTATACGTTTGTAGAGTTTGAAGGGTTGTCTGCAGAGGAGGATCTTTTAGACGACGGTGGATTAGAGCGTCACGAATGGTGGGTGAAAGTTTCTCGTCAGGTTGGTGGTGAGCAAGGCTATGATTTTCCCCCTCATGTCGTGCATGTTCATGGCAAATATGGACCAGGTTATCGATTGGCTGTGAATGGAAAGCTTACCCTGCGAGAGAGTCCATGGGACCCTATTGCTGAGCTACTGCCCATGCGAGAGCAAATTTCCGCTCACCTTTGGTGGCCAGAATATCGTAGCCGTGACGTTACTCTTTCTGGTGCACTGGATCCGGATAAATATTGGCCCTTTATTGATACGATTAGTGGCAGTAAGTGGCCTGGCTACTTGGGCGGCCCCATACCTAAAAAAGATTAG